Proteins co-encoded in one Candidatus Binatia bacterium genomic window:
- the erpA gene encoding iron-sulfur cluster insertion protein ErpA: protein MSSETEQSGVPDVGATLQLTETAAEMVKAAMRREGLADHALRVSVVGGGCSGFQYSLNFDNTTRPDDTVVEINGVRLVVDATSAQYLAGTTIDYVKGLHGAGFKFLNPKATRTCGCGSSFSA, encoded by the coding sequence GTGAGCTCGGAGACCGAACAGAGCGGCGTGCCAGACGTGGGGGCCACGCTCCAGTTGACCGAGACAGCGGCCGAGATGGTGAAAGCGGCGATGCGGCGCGAAGGCCTGGCGGATCACGCCCTGCGGGTATCCGTGGTCGGTGGCGGTTGCTCGGGATTTCAATATAGCCTGAATTTCGACAACACGACGCGTCCTGACGACACCGTCGTCGAGATCAATGGCGTTCGGCTAGTGGTGGATGCGACGAGCGCCCAGTATCTTGCCGGGACGACGATCGATTACGTCAAGGGCCTGCACGGAGCGGGATTCAAGTTTCTCAACCCCAAAGCCACCCGCACCTGCGGTTGCGGCTCTTCGTTCTCTGCCTAA